Below is a window of Haloterrigena alkaliphila DNA.
GGTAGAGCACGCTGCCGACCGATTTCGGGAGATCGCCGAGGCTCACGCGGCGTCACCCCTGCTAGCTGTTCGCAGGGCGGTGGTGGGGACCTGGAGGTACGTCGAAGTCATGGCTCACGAGGAGTTACGATGGCGCCATTCATATCTCTTTTGATGGGTCAAAATAAACGTCTGACACGTGTCCGCCGCGAGCGGCCGGTACAGCGGCCACGCCTACAGTTCGACCCGCTCGAGGCAGTCAGTCCCCCCGCAGACGGGACAGGAGAGTTCCGTCACCTCGAGGTCGTCGGGGACGTCGTACGTGTAGTGGTTCTCGAAGATGTCGAGAAAGCAATCATCGTCGGTGCAGACGACTTCCTCGGTCGGTGGCATACCCGATAGTAGCGCCACGAGCACTATCAACGTCGGGGTTGCGGCACCTCGATTACAGGCTGTCTCCGTTCGGCCCCTGTCAGGAGAACACCCTCGGCCGCTCGAGTCACTCGGACGCGCCACCAGCACGCATCGCGTGCTGAAACACGGCTCGAGTACCGCTCGATATCGGCCAATCCGGCCGGTTGACTCGTATCGGCCGGCCGGTCGAGCAACGGCGGTGGGCGGGACTGAAAGGGGCTGCCGCTCGCGCCGCGAAGCGTCGCGAGCGGCAGCCCCTTTCAGTCATCGTTTTACCCCTCGAGGCGCTATCGGCGGCTATGACCGACCCCGAGACGCTGTCCGTGACGATCGTCGACGGCTACGTCGACGAGCCCGCACACTTCGGGGTGCCGCCGTACATCTCGACGTACCCCCGCTACACCGCGGGGGCGCTCGTCGACGCGGGAGTTCCCCGCGAGCGGATCACCTACCACACGATCGACGGCCTGCGCGACGAGCCGGATCGGTGGCGCGACGTCGACGAGGCGGATCTCATGATCTACATCGGGGGGATGACCGTCCCCGGGAAGTACGTCGGCGGCACGCCCGCCGAACCCGACGAGGTGCGAAAGCTGGCGTGGACCGCGAACGGCACGAGCCTGATGGGCGGCCCCGTCAAGTTCGGCGTCGGCGACGAGAACGCCGGCGCCACCGAAACGGAGCGCCAGGACCTGGACTTCGACTTCGTCGCCAAAGGAGACGTCGAGGCCGCCGTCTACGACCTCGTCACAGGCGGCCTCGAGGGCTTCAACAACCGGATGCGCGATATCGACGAGGTCTCGCGGTGGGCACAGGAGGGTGCCTTTATCGTCGAGCACCACCCCAACCACCCGGACCACCTCATCGCGGAACTCGAGACCTCCCGCGGCTGCGCCTATCGGTGTTCGTTCTGTACCGAGCCGCTGTACGGCAACCCCTCGTTCCGTCCGCCGCCGACGGTCGTCGGCGAGGTCGACGCGCTCTCCGATTTCGGCGTCAAGCACTTCCGACTCGGCCGACAAGCCGACATCCTCGCCTACGGCGGCGACGGCGAGGCGCCGAACCCCGACGCCCTCCGCCAACTGTACAGCGGGATCCGCGAGGTCGCGCCCGACCTCGAGACGCTCCACCTCGACAACATGAACCCGATCACGATCGTCGAGTGGCCCGAGCAGAGCCGCGAGGGGATCCGGATCATCGCCGAGCACAACACGCCCGGCGACACGGCCGCGTTCGGACTCGAGTCGGCCGATCCCGTCGTGCAGGAGGCGAACAACCTGAACGTCACCGCCGAGGAGTGCTTCGAAGCGGTCAAAATCGTAAACGAGGAAGCGGGATGGCGTCCCGGAGAGGAACCCGGGGACGGCCCGAGTTTCGGTCCGGACGCCCCGAACCGGCTCCCCAAGCTCCTCCCCGGAATTAACCTCCTACACGGCCTCAAGGCCGAGCGCGAGGAAACCTACGAGCGCAACCGCGAGTTCCTCCAGCGAGTCTACGACGAGGGGTACATGCTCCGGCGGATCAACATCCGGCAGGTGATGGCCTTCGACGGCACCGAGATGAGCGAGACGGGGGCCCAGATCGCCAACGAACACAAGCAGCTGTTCAAACGGTACAAGAAGCGGGTCCGCGAGGAGATCGACAACCCGATGCTCGAGCGCGTCGCGCCCCGCGGGACCGTCCTCCCGGACGTCCACCTCGAGTACCATCAGGACGGCAAGACCTTCGGCCGCCAGCTCGGGACCTACCCGCTGCTGGTGGGCATCCCCGGCGAACGCGAACTCGGACGGATGATCGACGTCGCGGTCGTCGACCACGGCTACCGCTCGGTGACCGGCGTCCCGTACCCGCTCGATCTCAACGCGGCCTCGATGGACGAACTGACCGCGATCCCCGGCATCGGCGACCGGACCGCCGGCGACATCGTCGTCAATCGGCCCTACGAGGCCGTCACGGAGGCCGATCTCGGCTCCGAGGTCGACCTCGAGGGGTTCGCGACGACCCGCGCGCTCGAAGGCGCGGACTGACGACCGCCCGGAAACGAGTGTCTACCCACGCGTCTTTTGAGCGCTACCCCGGCAAATGTCGGCTTTCGGTCGGTAGTTCTATTATGGAGGCGCTTCAGAGGTGGAATTGAGGGTCTACCTGTGGAAATATCTGAAAAACTCCTGTGTCTGTTCAGCGCGGACGTCTCGGCAGAGGAGGACCGTTACGTCATCGAGGTACCACGCCAGGAAGTCGAGACCGGCGACATCGAGCCGGACGAGGTCTACCGCGTCGCACTCATTTCCCGCGACGAAGCGGCCGACAGCGAGGGGGCGTCGGCCACGCCGGGGAGCGCGCCGTCGGAACCGCAACCGCCGGTCGACGTCGGCGAAACCCGCTACGTCGAGATCGAGGACATCGGCAAACAGGGCGACGGCATCGCGCGCGTCGAGCGCGGCTACGTCATCATCGTCCCGGGGGCCGACGTCGGCGAGCGCGTCAAGGTCGAAGTCACCGAGGTCAAATCGAACTTCGCCGTCGGCGAAATCATCGAGGACACCTTCTAACGCACCGCTGTAGCCGGGGCCTCGCTGGCGTCTCGGGTGCCGGTCTCGACGCTCGCGACACCGCTCGCGCAACAACCAGGAGCGATCGCGTTCGCACCTCCCGTTCGAATCGTTGAAACGCGCGATGACGGCCGAGTCCGGCTACGAATCCCGCTCGAGGAACGGCCAGGCGGAGCGTGCCGTCACCTACTGGCCCCCGTCTCGAGCCAGCGCCGACGCGGTCGCCGGATACGGCCCCTCGAGCCACTAGAACTCGTTTCGGTGACAGGAACGACGAGTGACGAACCGCTCGAGACAGTGGGACCACAAAGCATATTTCCACCGACCAGTGATTGATCTGGTAGGACGGCGGACAGCGGGTAGGGGTACTCGCAGTTTCTGTCCGCCGGTTTATTACCCGTCTAGTGCCCCCTATCGCGCCGGTTCGTCGGCCGACCGGGCGACGCTAGCGGACCGATCACTGTTCACCACTCCGGTCTCGGCTGGACGAACGACCCGTGGCGACACCATCCGGCGAGTCCGCCCCGACCCCGTCGCTATCGCGGATTGCTAAAACAGGACCACTATTCTGGAATCGTCTCCCGGAACGTCTCCGGGTCGTCGTGAAAACAGTCGCCGACGACGACGGCGTCCGCACCGGCCGCGAGGATCTCGGTCGCCCTCGCTCGGCTGTCGATACCGCCGCCGTACCACAGCGTCGTCTCCTCGAGGTAGCGAGCGGCGGCGACGACGTCCTCGGGGCCGCCGTAGGTTCCGGAGTACTCGACGTAGAAGACCGGGAAGCCGTAGAACGCCTCGGTCGCGAGGGCGGCGCCGGCGACCTGCGCGCGGGTGTAGCGCTCGTCGACGCCCGCGGTGGCCGCGGCGGCCGACTCGAGGTGTTGGACGACGTAGCCCTCACCGACGAGTTTGTTCGCGAGATCCGCGATGGCGTCGGCGGCGGTCGCCGCGTCGGAATCGCCGTCGGCCGACGACTCGCTTCCGAGCACTGCGTCGGCTTTGCGGCCGATCTCGGTGAACAGATCGACGTGTTTGCCGACGAAGTGCTCTCGGTCGCCGTTGTAGACGGCCGGAACGGCGATCGCGTCGGCGGCGTCGATCGTTTCAACGGAGACGTGAGCCGCGTCGTAGGGTTCCTGGAGGACGGGCAGTTCCGGCGCCGCGTCGTCGATCGCGCGGACCGTCTCGAGCGTGTTCGTTTCGGTGACCGCGTCGGAGCCACCGACGATCACCAGATCGGTCCCCTCGAGGACGCCGAGATCGGCCGGCAGCGGCTTCGCGGGATCGACCTTCGTCACGTGGGTGATCCCGTCCCAGTCGAGCGTCATGTCGAGGGCTTCGGCCGACCGGGTGAATGTCCTGTCGGTTTCCCACCGGCGGCGCGGCGCCACGCTGGGGGCGCCAGCTACTCCTCGAGGGGCATCCCGTCGATCCGTTTCGCGCCCTCGGAGTCGTGGATGACGACCTCACCAGGGCCGGGATCGGCGGGTTCGTACGCGTCCCGGACGGCGATCGCTTCCTCGAGTTCGCGGACGGCTCGCTCCTTCAGCGCGCCGGCGAGGTCCTCGGCGTCCTCTCGGGAGATGTCTCGTCCCAGCCCCTCGCACTCGTGGGCGCGGACGACGCCCGCCTCGTCGACTGCCTCGCCCATCGGCTGGCTCGTTCCCGCGAGTGCCACACTGAACGGGTAGGTCCGACAGATCAGCGGCCGGTCGTCGTGGGCGGCGCAGGCGCCGGTGCCGTCGTCGCCCTCCTCGTAAAAGGTACAGTCGCCGCAGCCGTCGGTCTGGAGCGCCCACTCGAAGGTCTCACCCTCGAGGTCCCCGTCGTCGGTCTCCGAGAGGCCGTACGGCATCGGTCGGGCGACGTCGCGCCAGTCGTAGTCGCCGTCGTAGCTATCACTCGCCTCGAGGTCGCGCACCTCGTCGGGAAAGACCGTCGCCGTGTGGTCGTCCTCGTCGTCGCTCTTGCAACAGGCACCACAGCGGGTACACTCGAAGCCGATCGACTCGATGGCGTCCGCGAGGTCGTCGATCTCCAGCGCGCGGGCCGCCTCGAGTTCGGCTTCGAGCGATTGCACACCCGGTCGTGGGGCGGCGACGCGGAAAAGTCAGTCGCTCAGCGATCGGGCTCCCTCGGTCGCGGTCACGGTCACTGGCCTACCGGCGTCGCGCGCTCGCCGTTCCACTCGAGTCGGCCTTCTACCGCGAGTTTCTCGAGGTGGGCTCGGACCGTCGCTTTCGCGAGATCCCGGACCCCGGAGAGGTCCTTCTCGTACGCTTCGTCCAGAATCTCCTCGAGCGTTCTGGCGCCGTTTTCGACGGCCTCGAGCACCCGTCGCTCGCGCTGCGAACGGTGGTCCAGCAGTCGCTCGAGGGTTTCCCGTGGCGCGTCGATTTCGGGGCCGTGACCCGGAGACAGCGTCGGCGGGTCCATCGCCCACAGCCGTCTGAGGGTCGTCACGTACGCGCGCATGTCGCCCTCTGGTGCGCCCACGACGACGCTCCCTTCGCGGACCGCGCAGTCGCCACAGAGTATCGGGCCGCCGCGGCCGGCCTCGAGGGCGACGTGATCCGGCGCGTGCCCGGTCGCGTCGAGGACGCGAACGCGGCCGTCCTCGAGGGGGATCGTCGTTCCGTGCGCGAACGTCCGATCGGGCTCCCGGCCCGTCGCCTCGCGAAAGCGTTCGGTTCGGCCGTATCGTGCCCACACGGTCGCGTCCGTTTCGGCGGCGTAGGCGTCGACGGCGCCGACGTGGTCGGGGTGGGTGTGCGTGACGACGACGTGTGCGACCGCTCGCTCGCCGACGAGTCGGTCGAGTTCGTCGGTCCGGGCCGCGGGATCGACGAGGACGGCCGGATCGCGGCCGAGCAGATAGGCGTTCGTCTCGCCGGCTGGCGCACGCGTCGCAACTGGGACGGAACACCGAGTGACGTCCATGTATCGAGTGACTCAGCGGGCGAAAAAGTGTGTATCGGCGAGACGGTGAGACCGTCCTCCGCGGCCACCCCCGTTTCCACCCCCAGAGCGGAGAAGACCGGGTCGCCGGCGGATCGGTCGTCGATCAGTGGTTGCGGTCGGTCAGTGCTTGAGGAAGTAGACCTGCTTGCGCGCGTCGCGGAAGCTGTACCGGGAGCCGACGATTCCGACGTCCTCGAGCCGATTGAGGGCGTAGCGGACGGTGCGGTCGGGCAGCAGCGACTCCTCGGCGAGCTGGCCCTGCGAGAGCGGCGAGTCGGTCTCCAGCACCTTCGCGACGAGCTTTGCACTCGGCGGCAGGTCGCGGAGCCGGTCGCGGTATTCCTCCTCCGACAGGGTGTCCTCGGCAGCGGCGGCACGGTCCTCGGCGGTACTCAAGCTCATATACTCTTCAGCGGAATCGCCGATGGTAAAGCTTCCCTATATGTGGATACGAACAGTTCAGTTTGTATAAGGGGTATGAATGGTGTATTAACACAGGACCGCCAATCCGATCCAGTCACGCGGTTTCGGAGGAATCTCTCCGGCGAATTGGGACGGTTCGGCGGCAGATCGGACCCGACTCGGCACGCGTGCGAGGTCGGCCATTCCTCGAACGAGTCCAGTATCGTTTTATCCTCCCGCTCCTGTAGTTGTGCCCAGTGTGAAAGGACAGGAGTGGTACCAGGCCGACGACGTCGCCGAGGAGTACGACGATAAACGGTTCTCCCAGGGCGGCCAGCTGATCGACCGTCGGGAGAAGGCAGCCGTCCTCGAGGCGATCATGCCCGTCGAGGACCGGAACATCCTCGAGATCGCCTGTGGTACCGGGCGGTTCACGGTGATGCTCGCCGAACAGGGTGCCGACGTCGTCGGACTCGACATCTCGGCGGCGATGTTACAGCAAGGGCGAAACAAGCGGGAGAACACGGCTCTCGAGGGGACACTCGAGTTCCTTCGCGGTGACGCGGGACGACTGCCGTTTCCGGACGATCACTTCGATACCGTCATCGCGATGCGGTTCTTCCACCTCGCGGACGATCCAGAGGCGTTCCTGAAGGAGATGCGGCGGGTATCTAGCGACCAGATCGTCTTCGACACGTTCAACCGGTTCAGCGCGCGCAGCATCTACAACTGGGCGCTGCCGATGGGCTCGCGACTCTACTCGAAGAGCGAAGTGGCCGTTCTGCTCGCCAAGACGAACCTGACGCTCGTCGACGTCGAGGACGATTTCCTCGTTCCCTACGGACTCTACCGGTCGATCCCGAACGGGCTGGCGTCGCCGATCCGCGGGCTCGACGAACTGATCGGGTCGCTGCCGGTGACCGACCACCTCGCGTCGGTCTCCTACTGGAACACGCGCGTTCGGTGACCGCGTGCACTAGCCCCCTCGGTTCCCCCACGAATGCCCCGAGATAGCGACTGGCACGCTCCGATACGGATTTCCCCTAATTTTACTATCGACGAACCCTATCTCGGGATATGGAGCTCTCGGTAGTGGTATCGACGCTCAACGACCGAGAGCGACTGCTGTCCTGTCTCGACGCCCTCGCGGAGCGAACGCCCCCCGGGACCGAAATCATCGTCGTCAACGGGCCCTCCTCCGACGGAACGACGGGCGTGGTCCGCGACCGATCCGACGTCGACGTGCTCGTCGAGATCTCCGAGCGAAACCCGAACGTCTCGCGTAACGCGGGCCTGCGGGCCGCCACGGGCGACGTCGTCGCCTTCCTCGACGGCGAGTACGCCGTCGACCACAGCTGGTACGACGCCGTCGAGCGATCGATCGACGACGGGATCGACGTCGTCTCCGGGCCCGTCACCGGCGGCGGGACCGACTACGACCTCGAGAACCCGCGAACCGTCGCCGGCCGGAGCGTCACCCACTTCGACGGCGACAACGTCGCGTTCGACCGGACCGTCCTCGACGCGCTGGACGGCTTCGACGAGTACCTCGCGGTCGGCGGCGAGCGCGACTGCGCCCACCGCGTGGCCGGGTTAGGTTTCGACGTCGCCTGGGACGCGGAGATGGCCGCCCGCTGTGAGGTCGGAACCGACGGCGGCAGGACCGGCGACGACTGGGGCGACACCTACCGCTCGCGGTCCTACCGGCTCGCGAAGAACTACGGGCTGCGACCGTCGGTCGTCGGTCGGCTGCTCGGCGGGGCCCTCCGCGACGGTTTCTCGGGCGTCCGCGACGTCGTTTCCGGCGACGTGACGCCGACGGACTGGCTCTCTAACGGCGGCGCCGTCTTCGCGAACGGCGCGCGCGGACTGCGGGACGGACTCCGCGCGCGCTGGGCCGATCGATCGGCCCAGCGAAATCCGAACGGCGTCTCGGTGCGCCACGACCGCGCGGTTCGGATGTACGACCGTCGGTAGCCGTCTCTCGCCGAGACGATTCGTCGCCTCGCCGGTTCTTCGCAACCCCTACTCGCCGCGGAACTCGGGCTCTCGGTCCTCGAGTCGCGCTTCGAACCCCTCGCGGTAGTCGCGAGTGTCGTCGAGTTCGTGGCCCAACTGGCGCTCGTACTCGAGGCCGTGCTCGAGGGGCATGTCGAACGCGGCGTTGAGCGCCTGCTTGCCCTTCCGGAGTC
It encodes the following:
- a CDS encoding glycosyltransferase family 2 protein — its product is MELSVVVSTLNDRERLLSCLDALAERTPPGTEIIVVNGPSSDGTTGVVRDRSDVDVLVEISERNPNVSRNAGLRAATGDVVAFLDGEYAVDHSWYDAVERSIDDGIDVVSGPVTGGGTDYDLENPRTVAGRSVTHFDGDNVAFDRTVLDALDGFDEYLAVGGERDCAHRVAGLGFDVAWDAEMAARCEVGTDGGRTGDDWGDTYRSRSYRLAKNYGLRPSVVGRLLGGALRDGFSGVRDVVSGDVTPTDWLSNGGAVFANGARGLRDGLRARWADRSAQRNPNGVSVRHDRAVRMYDRR
- a CDS encoding radical SAM protein, whose translation is MTDPETLSVTIVDGYVDEPAHFGVPPYISTYPRYTAGALVDAGVPRERITYHTIDGLRDEPDRWRDVDEADLMIYIGGMTVPGKYVGGTPAEPDEVRKLAWTANGTSLMGGPVKFGVGDENAGATETERQDLDFDFVAKGDVEAAVYDLVTGGLEGFNNRMRDIDEVSRWAQEGAFIVEHHPNHPDHLIAELETSRGCAYRCSFCTEPLYGNPSFRPPPTVVGEVDALSDFGVKHFRLGRQADILAYGGDGEAPNPDALRQLYSGIREVAPDLETLHLDNMNPITIVEWPEQSREGIRIIAEHNTPGDTAAFGLESADPVVQEANNLNVTAEECFEAVKIVNEEAGWRPGEEPGDGPSFGPDAPNRLPKLLPGINLLHGLKAEREETYERNREFLQRVYDEGYMLRRINIRQVMAFDGTEMSETGAQIANEHKQLFKRYKKRVREEIDNPMLERVAPRGTVLPDVHLEYHQDGKTFGRQLGTYPLLVGIPGERELGRMIDVAVVDHGYRSVTGVPYPLDLNAASMDELTAIPGIGDRTAGDIVVNRPYEAVTEADLGSEVDLEGFATTRALEGAD
- a CDS encoding MarR family transcriptional regulator, with translation MSLSTAEDRAAAAEDTLSEEEYRDRLRDLPPSAKLVAKVLETDSPLSQGQLAEESLLPDRTVRYALNRLEDVGIVGSRYSFRDARKQVYFLKH
- a CDS encoding heptaprenylglyceryl phosphate synthase → MTLDWDGITHVTKVDPAKPLPADLGVLEGTDLVIVGGSDAVTETNTLETVRAIDDAAPELPVLQEPYDAAHVSVETIDAADAIAVPAVYNGDREHFVGKHVDLFTEIGRKADAVLGSESSADGDSDAATAADAIADLANKLVGEGYVVQHLESAAAATAGVDERYTRAQVAGAALATEAFYGFPVFYVEYSGTYGGPEDVVAAARYLEETTLWYGGGIDSRARATEILAAGADAVVVGDCFHDDPETFRETIPE
- a CDS encoding class I SAM-dependent methyltransferase encodes the protein MKGQEWYQADDVAEEYDDKRFSQGGQLIDRREKAAVLEAIMPVEDRNILEIACGTGRFTVMLAEQGADVVGLDISAAMLQQGRNKRENTALEGTLEFLRGDAGRLPFPDDHFDTVIAMRFFHLADDPEAFLKEMRRVSSDQIVFDTFNRFSARSIYNWALPMGSRLYSKSEVAVLLAKTNLTLVDVEDDFLVPYGLYRSIPNGLASPIRGLDELIGSLPVTDHLASVSYWNTRVR
- a CDS encoding MBL fold metallo-hydrolase, which encodes MDVTRCSVPVATRAPAGETNAYLLGRDPAVLVDPAARTDELDRLVGERAVAHVVVTHTHPDHVGAVDAYAAETDATVWARYGRTERFREATGREPDRTFAHGTTIPLEDGRVRVLDATGHAPDHVALEAGRGGPILCGDCAVREGSVVVGAPEGDMRAYVTTLRRLWAMDPPTLSPGHGPEIDAPRETLERLLDHRSQRERRVLEAVENGARTLEEILDEAYEKDLSGVRDLAKATVRAHLEKLAVEGRLEWNGERATPVGQ
- a CDS encoding YkgJ family cysteine cluster protein, which codes for MQSLEAELEAARALEIDDLADAIESIGFECTRCGACCKSDDEDDHTATVFPDEVRDLEASDSYDGDYDWRDVARPMPYGLSETDDGDLEGETFEWALQTDGCGDCTFYEEGDDGTGACAAHDDRPLICRTYPFSVALAGTSQPMGEAVDEAGVVRAHECEGLGRDISREDAEDLAGALKERAVRELEEAIAVRDAYEPADPGPGEVVIHDSEGAKRIDGMPLEE
- a CDS encoding TRAM domain-containing protein: MEISEKLLCLFSADVSAEEDRYVIEVPRQEVETGDIEPDEVYRVALISRDEAADSEGASATPGSAPSEPQPPVDVGETRYVEIEDIGKQGDGIARVERGYVIIVPGADVGERVKVEVTEVKSNFAVGEIIEDTF
- a CDS encoding DUF7559 family protein, producing MPPTEEVVCTDDDCFLDIFENHYTYDVPDDLEVTELSCPVCGGTDCLERVEL